In Halomarina salina, one DNA window encodes the following:
- a CDS encoding carbohydrate kinase family protein: protein MRILCAGHVNWDVTLRVDRLPEPDGEVSIEERAQAGGGSAANVACTLAALGEEVALFGSVGDDEEGRLTRDELDGFGVDTSHVVTVPNHETTTKYLVVDGTGEVMVLSNSGANEAFTPDDIDPSVLASVDHLHLTSQRPATAAALAEAAAGVGIDVSFDPGRRIASRDYAATLVNVDVLFLNEREARVLVDHASFESLVREACVVVKRGGEGATVHNPDGEVDHDGYPLDPLDTTGAGDAFAAGFLAARTEGYERALSVANACGALAALRVGARTTPTVDEVEAFLAEHA, encoded by the coding sequence ATGCGCATCCTCTGTGCCGGTCACGTCAACTGGGACGTGACGCTCCGGGTCGACCGCCTCCCGGAACCGGACGGTGAGGTGTCGATCGAGGAGCGTGCCCAGGCGGGAGGCGGTAGCGCGGCCAACGTCGCCTGTACCCTCGCGGCGCTCGGCGAGGAGGTGGCACTGTTCGGGAGCGTCGGCGACGACGAGGAAGGGAGGCTCACTCGCGACGAACTCGACGGGTTCGGCGTCGACACGAGCCACGTCGTCACGGTCCCGAACCACGAGACCACCACGAAGTACCTCGTCGTCGACGGGACGGGCGAGGTGATGGTGCTGTCGAACAGCGGTGCGAACGAGGCGTTCACCCCCGACGACATCGACCCGTCGGTCCTCGCGAGCGTCGACCACCTCCACCTCACCAGCCAGCGACCCGCCACCGCCGCCGCACTGGCCGAGGCGGCGGCCGGAGTGGGCATCGACGTCAGCTTCGACCCCGGCCGTCGCATCGCGAGCAGGGACTACGCGGCGACGCTCGTGAACGTCGACGTCCTCTTCCTCAACGAACGCGAGGCGCGCGTCCTCGTCGACCACGCCTCGTTCGAGTCGCTGGTACGGGAGGCATGCGTGGTGGTGAAACGCGGCGGTGAGGGGGCGACGGTCCACAACCCAGACGGCGAGGTGGACCACGACGGCTACCCGCTCGACCCGCTGGACACGACCGGTGCCGGCGACGCGTTCGCCGCCGGGTTCCTCGCCGCGCGCACCGAGGGGTACGAGCGGGCGCTGTCGGTGGCGAACGCCTGCGGGGCGCTGGCGGCGCTCCGGGTCGGAGCACGGACGACGCCGACGGTGGACGAGGTGGAGGCGTTCCTCGCAGAACACGCGTGA
- a CDS encoding NADH-quinone oxidoreductase subunit D, translating into MSTEPTVQREGRQIHSTDHDALANLLGDLVVGRETHLNAEGFVVRADQVEEALGRLKQQAGFDHLSSVTAQEYGDRFESIYHLKKYADPTQEVSVVVPTRHDDPRSQSGSAVFDTANWHEREAYDLMGIRYDDHPDLRRILLPETWQGHPLRQDYDKEQPQVVTFREHANPLKEDHREDDSDTMFINVGPHHPATHGVLHLKTVLDGETVADVEPDIGYLHRCEEQMCEQSTYRHQIMPYPDRWDYTANMTNEWAYARAAEDLADLDVPEYAQVLRTLGVELSRMTGHFLALGTFALDVYGDFTAIFQYAFRDREIAQNILEDLTGQRMMYNYFRLGGVAWDVPEPSEEFYEKVRDFLDELPAKLEEYHNLVTGNEIFQIRCIDTGVLEPEVAKSYGVTGPVARGSGVDYDLRRDDPYGYYPELDWDVVTEDGCDNYSRVLVRMQEVEESAKIVGQCIDLLEDWPDDERTLQSNVPRTLKPDPDTETYKAVEAAKGELGIYIRSDGTDTPARFKIRSPCFSNLQALPEMSNGEYIPDLIASLGSLDIVLGSVDR; encoded by the coding sequence ATGAGCACGGAACCTACAGTTCAGAGAGAAGGCAGGCAGATTCACAGCACGGACCACGACGCCCTCGCGAATCTGCTCGGTGACCTCGTCGTCGGTCGCGAGACCCACCTCAACGCGGAGGGGTTCGTCGTCCGGGCCGACCAGGTCGAGGAGGCGCTCGGTCGACTCAAACAGCAGGCCGGCTTCGACCACCTCTCGAGCGTGACGGCCCAGGAGTACGGCGACCGCTTCGAGAGCATCTACCACCTCAAGAAGTACGCGGACCCGACCCAGGAGGTCAGCGTCGTCGTCCCGACGCGTCACGACGACCCGCGCAGTCAGTCGGGGTCGGCGGTCTTCGACACGGCGAACTGGCACGAGCGGGAGGCGTACGACCTGATGGGCATCCGCTACGACGACCACCCGGACCTCCGACGCATCCTGCTCCCGGAGACGTGGCAGGGCCACCCGCTCCGGCAGGACTACGACAAGGAGCAGCCACAGGTCGTCACCTTCCGCGAGCACGCCAACCCGCTGAAGGAGGACCACCGCGAGGACGACTCGGACACGATGTTCATCAACGTCGGTCCCCACCACCCCGCGACCCACGGCGTGCTCCACCTGAAGACGGTGCTCGACGGCGAGACGGTCGCCGACGTCGAACCGGACATCGGCTACCTCCACCGGTGCGAGGAGCAGATGTGCGAGCAGAGCACCTACCGCCACCAGATCATGCCCTACCCCGACCGCTGGGACTACACGGCGAACATGACCAACGAGTGGGCGTACGCGCGCGCCGCGGAGGACCTCGCGGACCTCGACGTGCCGGAGTACGCCCAGGTCCTCCGGACGCTCGGCGTCGAACTCAGTCGGATGACCGGTCACTTCCTCGCGCTGGGGACGTTCGCGCTGGACGTCTACGGCGACTTCACGGCCATCTTCCAGTACGCGTTCCGCGACCGCGAGATCGCCCAAAACATCCTCGAGGATCTCACTGGCCAGCGGATGATGTACAACTACTTCCGCCTCGGTGGCGTCGCGTGGGACGTCCCCGAGCCTAGCGAGGAGTTCTACGAGAAGGTCCGCGACTTCCTCGACGAACTCCCCGCGAAACTGGAGGAGTACCACAACCTCGTCACGGGCAACGAGATCTTCCAGATTCGGTGTATCGACACCGGTGTCCTCGAACCCGAGGTGGCCAAGAGCTACGGCGTCACCGGTCCCGTAGCTCGCGGGTCGGGTGTCGACTACGACCTGCGTCGCGACGACCCGTACGGCTACTACCCCGAACTCGACTGGGACGTCGTCACCGAGGACGGCTGTGACAACTACTCGCGCGTCCTCGTCCGGATGCAGGAGGTCGAGGAGTCGGCGAAGATCGTCGGCCAGTGTATCGACCTGCTCGAGGACTGGCCGGACGACGAGCGAACGCTCCAGAGCAACGTCCCGCGGACGCTCAAACCGGACCCGGACACGGAGACGTACAAGGCCGTCGAGGCCGCGAAGGGTGAACTCGGCATCTACATCCGCTCGGACGGGACCGACACGCCGGCCCGGTTCAAGATTCGCTCGCCGTGTTTCTCGAACCTGCAGGCGCTCCCGGAGATGTCCAACGGCGAGTACATCCCGGACCTCATCGCGTCGCTCGGCAGCCTCGACATCGTGCTCGGGTCGGTCGACCGGTAA
- the rbcL gene encoding type III ribulose-bisphosphate carboxylase, with product MTGITYEDFLDLNYEPADSELRCTFTVHPASDMDVEAAASRVASESSNGTWAELQVDGSITDLSATAYDIDGDTVRVAYPEELFEAGNMPQVLSCIAGNIMGMKAVDSIRLEDCDWPEGLAASFAGPQFGSAVRNDIFDAGERPITATVPKPKVGLSTDQHVQVGYEAWTGGLDLLKDDENLTDQEFNPFDDRLTESLAARDDAQDETGEKKSYLVNVTADANTMLERVDRVAEAGCEYVMVDVVTCGWAAVQAVRERCEKHGLAIHAHRAMHAAFDRVPTQGVSMRVIAQVSRLCGADQLHTGTADLGKLANEDTVGINEWLYGDLYGLNDVLPMASGGLHPGLVPELVDRVGTNVGVQAGGGVHGHPDGTHAGAKALRQAVDATVEGISLEEYAEDHPELGVAIEKWGTETPR from the coding sequence ATGACCGGCATCACCTACGAGGACTTCCTCGACCTGAACTACGAGCCTGCCGACTCGGAACTCCGCTGTACGTTCACCGTCCACCCCGCCAGCGACATGGACGTGGAGGCCGCCGCCTCCCGCGTCGCCAGCGAGTCCTCCAACGGCACGTGGGCCGAGTTGCAGGTCGACGGCTCCATCACCGACCTCTCGGCCACGGCGTACGACATCGACGGCGACACCGTGCGGGTCGCGTACCCCGAGGAACTGTTCGAGGCGGGCAACATGCCCCAGGTGCTGTCGTGCATCGCGGGCAACATCATGGGGATGAAGGCCGTCGACAGCATCCGCCTGGAGGACTGCGACTGGCCCGAGGGACTCGCCGCCTCGTTCGCGGGACCGCAGTTCGGGAGCGCGGTCCGCAACGACATCTTCGACGCGGGCGAGCGCCCCATCACCGCGACGGTGCCGAAACCGAAGGTCGGTCTCTCGACGGACCAGCACGTGCAGGTCGGTTACGAGGCGTGGACCGGCGGCCTCGACCTGCTGAAGGACGACGAGAACCTCACCGACCAGGAGTTCAACCCGTTCGACGACCGCCTCACCGAGTCGCTGGCCGCCCGCGACGACGCCCAGGACGAGACGGGGGAGAAGAAGAGCTACCTCGTCAACGTCACGGCGGACGCGAACACGATGCTCGAACGCGTCGACCGGGTCGCGGAGGCGGGCTGTGAGTACGTGATGGTCGACGTGGTGACGTGCGGGTGGGCCGCGGTCCAGGCCGTCCGCGAGCGCTGTGAGAAACACGGCCTCGCAATCCACGCACACCGCGCGATGCACGCCGCGTTCGACCGCGTCCCGACGCAGGGCGTCTCGATGCGCGTCATCGCGCAGGTCTCCCGTCTCTGCGGAGCAGACCAGTTGCACACGGGGACCGCCGACCTGGGGAAACTCGCCAACGAGGACACCGTCGGGATCAACGAGTGGCTCTACGGCGACCTGTACGGCCTGAACGACGTGCTCCCGATGGCTTCCGGTGGTCTGCACCCCGGACTGGTCCCGGAGCTCGTCGACCGCGTCGGGACGAACGTCGGCGTCCAGGCCGGTGGTGGCGTGCACGGTCACCCCGACGGCACCCACGCGGGTGCGAAGGCGCTCCGGCAGGCCGTCGACGCGACGGTCGAGGGTATCTCGCTGGAGGAGTACGCGGAGGACCACCCCGAACTCGGCGTCGCCATCGAGAAGTGGGGCACCGAGACACCGCGTTAG
- a CDS encoding class I SAM-dependent methyltransferase yields the protein MSPTLTATERFCLHDGGPRHGRAVGRRRREGANVVGLDFSAKAIATARDLASDAGLADRAQFVEANVYDTPEALAGTGAMPEGGFDVVFTSYGVLTWLPDIGGWVEVVADCLAPGGTFYVANIHPFSHVLMDVGLRDGRLHSDWPYFGDGPRSTISTAVTPTARRRSTARRPGSGPTRSGTS from the coding sequence CTGTCACCGACTCTCACCGCCACCGAACGGTTTTGCCTCCACGACGGGGGGCCGAGACATGGACGAGCAGTCGGACGACGACGACGGGAGGGCGCGAACGTGGTGGGTCTCGACTTCTCGGCGAAGGCCATCGCCACCGCCCGCGACCTGGCCAGCGACGCAGGTCTCGCCGACCGGGCGCAGTTCGTCGAGGCGAACGTCTACGACACGCCGGAGGCACTCGCCGGGACGGGAGCGATGCCCGAGGGCGGCTTCGACGTGGTGTTCACCTCCTACGGCGTGCTGACGTGGCTCCCGGATATCGGAGGATGGGTCGAGGTGGTCGCCGACTGCCTCGCACCGGGGGGCACGTTCTACGTCGCCAATATACACCCGTTCAGCCACGTCCTGATGGACGTCGGCCTCCGCGACGGTCGCCTCCACTCCGACTGGCCGTACTTCGGAGACGGTCCCAGGAGTACGATATCGACGGCAGTTACGCCGACAGCGAGGCGTCGCTCGACAGCACGGAGACCCGGGAGTGGCCCCACACGCTCGGGGACATCATGA
- a CDS encoding 2Fe-2S iron-sulfur cluster-binding protein — MPTGTDSEATASDSDSTEAVSDHAVTLAWSDGRRETISVAADETVLSAAERADLGLPFGCLTGACATCTAQLERGEVDHRRPPRALKERHREDDYVLLCVAEPRSDCRLRVGAAVHRELVSNPWK, encoded by the coding sequence GTGCCTACTGGCACGGACAGCGAGGCTACCGCCTCGGACAGCGATTCGACCGAGGCAGTCTCGGACCACGCCGTCACCCTCGCGTGGTCCGACGGACGTCGTGAGACCATCTCGGTCGCGGCCGACGAGACGGTGCTGTCAGCCGCCGAGCGCGCCGACCTGGGCCTCCCGTTCGGCTGTCTCACCGGTGCCTGCGCCACCTGCACGGCACAGCTTGAACGCGGAGAAGTCGACCATCGACGACCGCCGCGCGCCCTGAAGGAACGTCACCGCGAGGACGACTACGTCCTGCTCTGTGTCGCCGAACCGCGTTCCGACTGCCGACTGCGGGTCGGCGCGGCGGTCCACCGAGAACTCGTCTCGAACCCCTGGAAGTGA
- a CDS encoding selenium-binding family protein produces MSDADDPSADVGTHDHQHHEGPGYSTPQAAIEESTPERLAYVMGLYVGTDVDAPDFLAVVDLDPNSESYCEVVDRVEMPNRGDELHHFGWNACSSSCHVEGLERRHLVIPGQRSSRIHVVDTKDRRNPELQTVIEPEEVFEHDLSAPHTVHCIPDGKIVLSMLGDADGELPGGFLELNDDFEVAGRWDPPGEIGMNYDYWYQPRRNVMISSEWAAPETYYPGFDLEDVEAGKYGRKLNVWNWEEGTVEQTIDLGEEGLIPLEVRFLHSPVSTHGFVGAALSSNVFHFYEESAESGSGPGEFSADKVIDVEARDHDDWDMPVPGLVTDLLVSMDDRYLFFSNWLHGDVRMYDVSDPDNPRLADRVWAGGHFGPRHPIDGERAVHGGPQMLQLSLDGERLYWTTSLFSSWDEQFYPDEGAEGSVMLKADVDPRRGTMELDEEFLVDFGELPHGPARAHEIRWPDGDCTSDVWQ; encoded by the coding sequence ATGAGTGACGCTGACGACCCGAGTGCCGACGTCGGCACGCACGACCACCAGCACCACGAGGGGCCGGGGTACTCGACGCCGCAGGCCGCCATCGAGGAGTCGACGCCCGAGCGACTCGCGTACGTGATGGGCCTCTACGTCGGGACGGACGTCGACGCGCCGGACTTCCTCGCCGTCGTCGACCTGGACCCGAACTCCGAGTCCTACTGCGAGGTCGTCGACCGCGTGGAGATGCCCAACCGCGGCGACGAGTTACACCACTTCGGCTGGAACGCCTGCTCCTCGTCGTGTCACGTCGAGGGACTGGAGCGACGCCACCTCGTGATTCCGGGCCAGCGCTCCTCGCGCATCCACGTCGTCGACACGAAGGACCGACGGAACCCCGAACTCCAGACCGTAATCGAACCGGAGGAGGTGTTCGAACACGACCTGAGCGCACCGCACACCGTCCACTGCATCCCCGACGGGAAGATAGTGCTCTCGATGCTCGGCGACGCGGACGGCGAACTCCCCGGCGGGTTCCTCGAACTGAACGACGACTTCGAGGTCGCGGGGCGCTGGGACCCGCCCGGCGAGATCGGGATGAACTACGACTACTGGTATCAGCCCCGGCGGAACGTGATGATCTCCAGCGAGTGGGCCGCGCCCGAGACGTACTACCCCGGCTTCGACCTGGAGGACGTCGAGGCGGGCAAGTACGGCCGGAAGCTCAACGTCTGGAACTGGGAGGAGGGCACGGTCGAACAGACCATCGACCTCGGTGAGGAGGGCCTGATACCCCTCGAAGTGCGGTTCCTGCACTCGCCCGTCTCGACGCACGGCTTCGTCGGTGCGGCGCTGTCGTCGAACGTCTTCCACTTCTACGAAGAGAGCGCTGAGAGCGGTTCCGGCCCAGGTGAGTTCAGCGCCGACAAGGTCATCGACGTGGAGGCGCGCGACCACGACGACTGGGACATGCCCGTGCCGGGCCTCGTCACGGACCTGCTCGTCTCGATGGACGACCGGTACCTGTTCTTCTCGAACTGGCTCCACGGCGACGTCCGGATGTACGACGTCTCGGACCCGGACAACCCGCGACTCGCCGACCGGGTGTGGGCCGGCGGGCACTTCGGCCCGCGTCACCCCATCGACGGCGAGCGGGCGGTCCACGGCGGCCCGCAGATGCTCCAGTTGAGCCTCGACGGCGAGCGCCTCTACTGGACCACCTCGCTGTTCTCGTCGTGGGACGAGCAGTTCTACCCCGACGAGGGGGCCGAGGGGTCGGTGATGCTGAAGGCCGACGTGGACCCGCGCCGCGGGACGATGGAACTCGACGAGGAGTTCCTGGTCGACTTCGGCGAGCTGCCCCACGGCCCGGCGCGCGCCCACGAGATTCGCTGGCCGGACGGCGACTGCACGAGCGACGTCTGGCAGTAG
- a CDS encoding S9 family peptidase encodes MTETDVLEALASLPTMAHATLSPAGDRVAFYYDVSGRNELHVLDVASGEHEQVSDGEVPRNARWGLHWSADGEQVYFHLDDDGDEQNDVWAFDLGSGTAEPVVELDGQTALSDVGDDSETLLLGSTRDGQMNVYSHDLPSGETTKLTEYERAAAGAILSPDGDRIAYTTNESEDFDNQDVYVVDADGSNPRNLHVGEDGAESGPADWHDDGTRLLLSDNSEDLGRCGVYDLAADEVTWYADGDGPAPTAEESPVRFLDEDRFLALRVRDAAVVPVVYDLDTGEDEEFDVPEGVTTSVSGEGLLDDGRVPITLTTPDRRPELQAYDLETGATETLVDAEYGPFDREDFADAEYFTFESHDGAEQSSAGSQTESGDGTEIGALLYDSGERPSPLVVNPHGGPRAADYKSFGLYTQFLVSRGYSVLQVNYRGSTGHGKAFVDMLKMDWGGGEQRDIAQATELVSDYDWVDDDRVVVFGGSYGGYSAYCQMTMFPDLYDAGIAWIGLTDLEDMYENTMPHFRTELMEKYLGTPEEHPDLYRERSPVEHAENLSAPLLMVHGVNDRRVPVSQARIFRDRLDELGFEAGEDSAYEYVELGEEGHASSDIDQKVRLFEILDDFLDRRIGTTVESLADD; translated from the coding sequence ATGACGGAGACAGACGTCCTCGAAGCCCTCGCTAGCCTCCCGACGATGGCCCACGCGACGCTCTCACCCGCCGGCGATCGCGTCGCGTTCTACTACGACGTCTCGGGCCGCAACGAACTCCACGTACTCGACGTGGCGAGCGGCGAACACGAACAGGTCAGCGACGGGGAGGTCCCCCGCAACGCTCGCTGGGGCCTTCACTGGAGCGCCGACGGCGAGCAGGTGTACTTCCACCTCGACGACGACGGGGACGAACAGAACGACGTCTGGGCGTTCGACCTCGGGTCCGGGACGGCCGAACCGGTCGTCGAACTCGACGGGCAGACCGCCCTGAGCGACGTCGGTGACGATAGTGAGACGCTCCTCCTCGGGTCGACGCGCGACGGCCAGATGAACGTCTACAGCCACGACCTGCCGAGCGGTGAGACGACGAAACTGACGGAGTACGAGCGGGCCGCCGCTGGCGCGATACTCTCCCCCGACGGCGACCGTATCGCCTACACGACCAACGAGTCCGAGGACTTCGACAACCAGGACGTCTACGTCGTGGACGCCGACGGGTCGAACCCCCGGAACCTCCACGTCGGCGAGGACGGCGCGGAGTCCGGCCCCGCGGACTGGCACGACGACGGCACGCGACTCCTCTTGTCGGACAACTCCGAGGACCTCGGCCGCTGTGGCGTCTACGACCTCGCGGCCGACGAGGTGACGTGGTACGCCGACGGCGACGGACCCGCCCCCACGGCCGAGGAGTCGCCCGTCCGCTTCCTGGACGAGGACCGGTTCCTCGCGCTTCGCGTCAGGGACGCCGCCGTCGTCCCGGTCGTCTACGACCTCGATACCGGCGAGGACGAGGAGTTCGACGTGCCTGAGGGCGTCACGACCAGCGTCTCAGGGGAGGGACTGCTCGACGACGGGCGCGTCCCCATCACGCTCACGACGCCGGACCGTCGCCCCGAACTGCAGGCGTACGACCTCGAGACCGGCGCGACCGAGACGCTCGTCGACGCCGAGTACGGGCCGTTCGACCGCGAGGACTTCGCCGACGCGGAGTACTTCACGTTCGAATCGCACGACGGTGCCGAGCAGAGTTCGGCAGGCAGCCAGACGGAGTCCGGCGATGGGACGGAGATAGGCGCGCTCCTCTACGACTCGGGCGAGCGACCGTCGCCGCTCGTCGTCAACCCTCACGGCGGGCCGCGCGCGGCCGACTACAAGTCGTTCGGCCTCTACACCCAGTTCCTCGTCTCCCGCGGCTACTCCGTCCTGCAGGTCAACTACCGGGGCTCGACCGGCCACGGGAAGGCGTTCGTCGACATGCTCAAGATGGACTGGGGTGGCGGCGAACAGCGCGACATCGCACAGGCGACCGAACTGGTCAGCGACTACGACTGGGTGGACGACGACCGCGTCGTCGTCTTCGGCGGCTCCTACGGCGGCTACAGCGCCTACTGCCAGATGACGATGTTCCCCGACCTGTACGACGCGGGCATCGCCTGGATCGGACTGACCGACCTCGAGGACATGTACGAGAACACGATGCCCCACTTCCGGACGGAACTGATGGAGAAGTACCTGGGCACGCCCGAGGAGCACCCCGACCTCTACCGCGAGCGCTCACCCGTCGAGCACGCGGAGAACCTCAGCGCGCCCCTGCTGATGGTCCACGGCGTCAACGACCGCCGCGTCCCGGTCAGCCAGGCGCGCATCTTCCGCGACCGACTCGACGAACTCGGCTTCGAGGCGGGCGAGGACAGCGCGTACGAGTACGTCGAACTCGGCGAGGAGGGCCACGCCTCCTCGGACATCGACCAGAAGGTCCGCCTGTTCGAGATACTCGACGACTTCCTCGACCGGCGCATCGGGACGACAGTGGAGTCGCTGGCCGACGACTGA
- a CDS encoding amino acid permease yields the protein MATWSTDRPRADASRRSWYPLQVAPVQSDNRNFLASSVQLAQSPFQSSSRFTSGPCGCHIMSERSVSNELDRDIGLIGAISLGVGTMIAAGIFVLSGLAVSNVGAAAIISFLLAGVVAGFTALAYAEFSALYPESGGGYAYVANVFDSDLTYIVGWSIILGYPASAAFYLASFASWFRRFIYPALNIPAAIPYWSFGVFILGLLVAVNLKGTEETGMFQIVVTGLKVALIALFLFGGLQAFDPSVVQASFAENLSQFTEIGVTTTLVFITFFGFEAIATNAEEIERPGRNIPRAIFISMGVVSVVYALVVLVIVIAINDTNGFLPFLVQQVGELSGVEAATQYVADNGEVSMAYAAQYYLGNIGFYVIIVGALLSMISAANATILAGSRVKLAMSRRGHLPSVFGDLSDRFNTPYASVLLTGGLILFYILVFSVLFGTPPGSEGGSTPLGIHLGLHSIAHFADFMLLAGLIFVNIALIQSRRKQPDLDRGFEVPLVPWIPIVAIVANLILVTQVEFKALLIGLIAEAIGIVFWFGWMRRNRGDDYEQAAPTIAARSQVADRERDEQLLVPIARSENVEQLMRTALDIARDRDAELLVMSAVTVPEQTPFSRADQFIDDEEEIVNEAMALADDTDVPVHGLVRVGHDPEETILHTIDQHDCDGVLMGWGGAGRRRGNVDIGSTVDEVVRNANVDVFVERVGPSTGDDVDSILVPTAGGQHAELAAEVAGAIARTEDATCTIVTVVGDGDKERASAQDALDSAVVAAGESNVETKVLESDDVVDRILREAEEHDITIVGATKDSRLRQIVFGTIPEEIGRRAGNITIMTKRRTGRTARLAGSVRQWVSGD from the coding sequence GTGGCGACGTGGTCCACCGATAGACCACGGGCCGACGCTTCACGTCGTAGCTGGTACCCTCTACAGGTAGCCCCCGTCCAATCAGACAACCGGAATTTTCTGGCATCGTCAGTACAGTTAGCGCAATCCCCTTTTCAATCAAGCTCAAGGTTTACCAGTGGCCCATGCGGTTGTCATATAATGAGCGAGCGTTCTGTCTCGAACGAACTCGATCGTGATATCGGCTTGATCGGTGCCATTTCACTCGGCGTCGGGACGATGATCGCCGCCGGAATCTTCGTCCTGTCGGGGCTCGCCGTCAGTAACGTCGGTGCGGCAGCCATCATCTCGTTCCTCCTCGCGGGGGTCGTCGCTGGGTTCACCGCACTCGCGTACGCCGAATTCTCGGCACTGTATCCCGAGAGCGGCGGTGGCTACGCGTACGTCGCCAACGTCTTCGACAGCGACCTCACCTACATCGTCGGCTGGTCGATCATTCTAGGGTATCCCGCGAGCGCCGCGTTCTACCTCGCCAGCTTCGCCAGTTGGTTCAGACGATTCATCTACCCGGCGTTGAACATCCCGGCGGCGATTCCCTACTGGTCGTTTGGCGTCTTCATCCTGGGGCTACTCGTCGCGGTCAACCTGAAGGGGACCGAGGAGACTGGAATGTTCCAGATTGTCGTCACGGGGCTGAAGGTTGCCCTGATCGCACTGTTCCTGTTCGGGGGTCTCCAAGCGTTCGACCCCTCTGTCGTTCAGGCCTCGTTCGCCGAGAACCTCTCCCAGTTCACCGAGATCGGTGTGACGACGACGCTCGTGTTCATCACGTTCTTCGGGTTCGAAGCGATCGCGACCAACGCCGAGGAGATCGAGCGTCCAGGGCGGAACATCCCACGAGCGATTTTCATCTCGATGGGCGTCGTCTCTGTCGTCTACGCGCTCGTCGTGCTGGTCATCGTCATCGCCATCAACGATACCAACGGGTTCCTCCCCTTCCTCGTCCAACAGGTCGGCGAACTATCGGGCGTCGAGGCCGCTACCCAGTACGTCGCCGACAATGGGGAGGTGTCGATGGCGTACGCCGCCCAGTACTACCTCGGAAACATCGGCTTCTACGTCATTATCGTTGGCGCGCTGTTGTCGATGATCTCGGCCGCCAACGCGACGATCCTCGCCGGTTCGCGCGTGAAACTCGCCATGAGTCGCCGCGGTCACCTCCCGAGTGTGTTCGGCGACCTCAGCGACCGATTCAACACGCCATACGCGTCAGTCTTGCTGACTGGTGGACTCATACTCTTCTACATCCTCGTGTTCAGCGTTCTGTTCGGCACGCCGCCGGGGAGCGAGGGAGGTTCGACACCGCTGGGTATCCACCTCGGCCTGCACTCTATCGCGCACTTCGCCGACTTCATGCTCCTCGCCGGGCTCATCTTCGTGAACATCGCGCTCATCCAGTCCCGGCGGAAGCAGCCAGACCTCGACCGAGGGTTCGAGGTGCCACTCGTCCCGTGGATTCCAATCGTCGCTATCGTCGCGAACTTGATCCTCGTCACTCAGGTCGAGTTCAAGGCGTTGCTCATCGGCCTCATCGCCGAGGCCATCGGCATCGTGTTCTGGTTCGGCTGGATGCGTCGAAATCGCGGAGATGACTACGAGCAGGCAGCACCGACGATCGCCGCCCGAAGCCAGGTCGCAGACCGCGAGCGCGATGAGCAACTGCTCGTCCCTATCGCCCGGTCGGAGAACGTCGAACAGCTCATGCGGACAGCGCTCGACATCGCTCGTGACCGGGATGCGGAGTTGCTCGTCATGAGTGCTGTTACCGTCCCAGAGCAGACGCCCTTCAGCAGAGCCGACCAGTTCATCGACGACGAGGAGGAGATTGTCAACGAAGCGATGGCGCTCGCGGATGATACCGATGTGCCAGTTCACGGTCTCGTCCGGGTCGGCCACGACCCCGAAGAGACCATCCTCCACACGATAGACCAGCACGATTGTGACGGCGTGTTGATGGGCTGGGGTGGCGCTGGTCGCCGTCGAGGGAACGTCGATATTGGCAGCACTGTGGACGAGGTCGTCCGGAACGCGAACGTCGACGTGTTCGTCGAGCGAGTCGGCCCGTCTACCGGTGACGACGTCGACTCCATTCTCGTGCCGACCGCTGGCGGCCAGCACGCGGAACTGGCGGCGGAAGTAGCCGGCGCGATTGCACGGACTGAGGATGCGACGTGTACGATAGTGACGGTCGTGGGCGACGGTGACAAGGAACGAGCGAGCGCGCAGGACGCACTCGACAGCGCTGTCGTCGCGGCAGGCGAGTCGAATGTCGAGACGAAGGTGCTGGAAAGCGACGACGTTGTCGACCGGATCCTGCGAGAAGCAGAGGAACACGACATCACAATCGTGGGGGCAACGAAAGACAGCAGACTCCGTCAGATCGTCTTTGGAACGATACCCGAGGAGATCGGGCGTCGGGCGGGGAACATCACGATCATGACCAAACGGCGAACTGGGCGGACAGCGCGTTTGGCTGGCTCGGTACGTCAGTGGGTGAGCGGCGACTGA